In Mya arenaria isolate MELC-2E11 chromosome 1, ASM2691426v1, the genomic stretch TGCAGCCGAACTAGAGCACAAAGCTCAGTCAATCCTCAACCCCATTAAACCGGGACCGACTCCTCTCTCTTCATTTCATATAAATGATTCTCTTTGGCTTTACACTTAGGATGAGGGTTCATCCCCCTCTGTAGACTTCTATAGTTCTCTTTAATTTGCACGGGTGATGAAGTTATAAATTCCCTAAAATATCTAACCCCCACGCTTGGCAAATGTCTAATGTGGATTTGTTTTGACAATATCCGACATTGCTTGTATGGGTTATAAGTTTATAACACCTTTTATAAATCGAATTAAATAAGCGTCCTTACTACCACCTCTTCGCTTCACATCGATTCATATCAGGAGTTACTATTGAGTATTTCTGTTTACATGTTCTTTAATCTCGTATTTAAtcttaatacaaatataaaatgcatgttttttaaacaaatagaaaatCAACCGTATAAAACGTTTTTAAGCAAAGTAAGTGGAATACAGTTTGCCGTCTACATGGCAACAGAGGAAAAATGTAAgctatatttttaaacttttaaataataacctaaaaattattaatatttgttgaataaagagattgttattattaatgtattatgtatacatacatgtttaatcaTTAAAAGTGCATCAAGACAAAATAAGTTTTGGATAAATTTTACCGCATTtaatagtgttgttgttgcatgtTGGTATTCCTTGCTCAAAAATATCTCACATGGCTTTCATGCATAACAGCACGATGGAGTTTAACATTGTCTTCATGAAAAgatgttttaaaacagttatagatatttaaatttgcaaatgATCTAACACGGAAGACCGTCAGGATGCTTGATATTAGGACACTGTCATCGTAGCGAatacatattaaatgttatatacagTTTCATCGACATCCTGTGGCTATAAACAGCAAAATATTTAGGGATTaagttatttgaatattacttcCGACAACGTGACAAAGATGCCACGGTTGAATTATATTCCTCAGCTTTTCATGGAGACCGATTGAGATAACCATTCACAAGTAATAGCTTTTGTATCCTCAAACACATGTTCTGAACGGGAAGTTGTACAGTATCGCTTGTCAGATTACAAAGTAAACAATGCTCGTTAAGAAAACTCCAATGAGGTCATAAACACCGAGTTGCCAAATTGTCCGtgtatgtttatgtaataaatgGTTGGAACAAACTATCAAGGAAAGGGGTTATCTCACCTTTTGTTTTGTCCTTACACGTATTATTCCACTTGAAATAAGTTCATACTGtaatttatttcttcaaatagtTGTTCTCTAACGAAATGGAAACTATCGGTACAAACTCAGCAGCCCAACATTGAAGTCCAAATGTTTACCTGTTCTTTTTTAGGATGGCAAAGCGAAGGTGGTTTTTGGCGATAGTGTTTACCGCTATACTGTTCAACGTGTTCTTAATCACCAACAAGTGGTCCGGAGTTCATTCAAACCAAGCAAATGTAAGGATGCGAGCGTATTCGCCTAAAGCTTCATCGGTACTCGGATAGGCTGGACTGGCATATTTACCAGCCGCTGACGGTACTAATTCTATAGACGCAATCACGAAAGGTTATCTAAAACATATCAAAGGCAAATTCGATTACATGAAGTCTCCGTTTATTGACCCAAAGCTTAATATCAATACTTCTGAAGCAATCAATCTGCATAATATTTTATGGTGGAACCCACCGAGATGGATGAACGACTGGATTGAAGAAACAGACGAACGCCGGTGTTCATATACAAACTGTAGGGTCACTACAGACATATCAACCCTTAATGGAAGTAGTGCGGTGGTATTTTCCGTTGCCGACTCAGGTATGGGGAGTCGACCCCCTCTGACCTCAAACGAGAGAAATCCAAACCAATCTTGGATATTCTACACATTGGAGTCTCCCTATAATATTTTGTGGCAACAAGATCATAAACGCCCCGAATGGTTGAACATTTTTAACTGGTCATGGACGTACAAACCGGATTCAGACATCTTCCATCAATATGGTATATTGCAGACAAGGGCTATGCCATTACAGAGAAACTATAGCGAAATTTTCAGAAAGAAGACGAAACTAGCCGCTTGGGCGGTAAGTAACTGTGATGCCGTGAGCAAAAGGGATAGATATGTTGAAATGGTTAATAACTTTTCAAGTGACGGGAATGCGTCTATCGTTGACATATTCGGGACATGTAAAGGAGCATTGTCTAAACCAAGTGAAGACCAGTTC encodes the following:
- the LOC128240681 gene encoding alpha-(1,3)-fucosyltransferase C-like, producing MKSPFIDPKLNINTSEAINLHNILWWNPPRWMNDWIEETDERRCSYTNCRVTTDISTLNGSSAVVFSVADSGMGSRPPLTSNERNPNQSWIFYTLESPYNILWQQDHKRPEWLNIFNWSWTYKPDSDIFHQYGILQTRAMPLQRNYSEIFRKKTKLAAWAVSNCDAVSKRDRYVEMVNNFSSDGNASIVDIFGTCKGALSKPSEDQFEKILDENYKFYLGFENSFCPDYITEKFFMYYKRDVIVRGMGEYVKYFPKGSFLNTKDFPSPGDLAKFIVNLAADEEKYIE